The genomic DNA CCACCTCACTTCGCGAGCTTGGGCGCGAGTTCCGGGTTTGACACCCTGGAAGAATGTTTTGAAGACATGCTCCCCCACATCTTCGCCGTAGAAACCGGCCTGTCTTCTGATCCGCCGATGAACTGGCGTCTCTCCATGCTGGACAACTACGCAATCGTCTCCAATTCAGACGCTCACTCCCCGCAAAAACTCGCCCGCGAAGCCACCTGCTTTAATACCGACCTATCATTCCGCGGAATGTATAACGCATTAAAAGACCGCGACCCAACGCGCTTCACGGGCACCCTGGAATTCTATCCCGAAGAAGGCAAATACCACTTTGACGGACACAGAAAATGCGACATATGCTGGAAACCCGCGCAAACCCTCGACGCAAACGAAATCTGCCCGGTATGCGGCCGCAAATTGACCGTTGGTGTACTCCACCGCGTTGAAAAACTCGCAGACCGCGCAGAAGGCGACCGCCCCGACATCGCGATGCCCTTTGAAAACCTGATCCCACTGCAGGAAATCATCGGCTCAGTCCTCCAGGTAGGCCCCACCAGCAAACGCGTACAAACCGTGTACGAACAAATGCTATCAACACACGGAGCAGAGCTAAAAATCCTGCGCGAATTGCCCATCGAAGAAATCGCAAAAACAGGAGACCCCCTCATCGCCGAAGGCATTCACCGCATGCGCGAAGGGGAAGTACACATCGCGCCGGGATACGACGGCGTGTACGGAAAAATTCAAGTCTTCTCCGACGAAGACCGCGCACGCCTGAGCGGGCAGAAATCGCTATTTCACATACCAGCCGAGGAGCCTTCGAAAGAGAAAGAAGAGAGCGCAAGCCTGGACAAAAGTGCAGAAATCGAGATCGTCAAAGATTCTCCCGTCTCACTTCCCACTTCCCAATTCCCACTCCTCGACCCCCACCAGCAAGCAGCCGTAACCATGGACAACGGTCCCGTCATCGTAACCGCGGGACCTGGCACCGGAAAAACCCGGGTCCTCACCCATCGCGTAATCGACCTGACCCAGAACCGCGGTGTATCACCCGCTTCTATAATGGCCGTAACATTCACCAACCGCGCCGCAACTGAAATGTGGGAACGGATCGTATCCCTATCCTCCGGGGGCGAAGAACTCGTCCCAATGCGCGTGGGCACATTCCACCGCCTATCACTGGACCTCCTGCGAGAATACGCCCCCGAACGGCTGGGCGCAATAGCCGACCGCGGAGAAGCCCGCACCGTCTTACAGGAAGCAATCGCCGACATCGACACCGAAATACCGGTTGATGATGCCCTCTCCCAAATCTCGCTATGCAAAGCCCAGGGACATGAAATACCCGACATCACCGACACTGAACTCCAAACCATTTACACCAATTATCAACACCGCCTGACCGCTTATGGCCTCATGGACTTTGACGACATCTTGCTCATCCTCCACAATGTCCTCTGCGGCGACATTTTACAAACAGTCCAGGCGCGATTTACCCACGTACTCGTCGATGAATTTCAAGACGTCAACGCCGTACAGTACGCACTAATTCAAAAATTAGCCGGAGATGGATCGGGCCTCTTCGTCATCGGCGACCCCGATCAAGCCATCTACGGTTTTCGGGGCGCGAGCGCGGGATATTTTGCCCAATTAAAAGCGGACTATCCCGGATCAAACGAAGTAATCCTGCGGCACACATATCGCTCCACCCCACAGATCATCTCCGCAGCATCCAGCCTGCTTCGCGGACGATCGTACGTCCCCGTAAGAGAAAACGGTCCTAAACTGAGAGCCTTATCCACACCCGGCGAAACCAGTGAAGGCATCGCCATCGTCGAAGAAATCTCTCGAATGGTCGGCGGCGCAGACCTATTGCAAGCCAATGAAGAAGGCAAACGCAGCCTGGACGACTTCGCTGTCTTATTCCGCACCGGACGCCAGGCAGACGCCCTGGAAACATGCTTCTTACAGGCGGGGATCCCCTACCGCGTCATCGGACAAAAAAACTATCTGGACGCAGCTTCGGTACAGCACGCCCTATCGTTTTTTAAGTGTGTCCTGAGGGACGACATTTCCAGCACCCCAACCTCCAGAGATATAATCGACCTCCTCTCCATCCCCGCATTTGACCCTGGCCGAGAAGCCCGCGCAACAATGCGTCGTCAGACTCAAAACAACACACTATCAGACACAGTGCAGGAAAAATTGGACGCCGCGATGGAAGCTATAGGTCGCTTCCGCAATGAAACATCTCACCTATCGCCTTCCGAACGCATAGCGAAATGGGCAGAAGAATTTGCGACATCAGACGACATCGACCTTGAGCGATTGAGCCTATTGGCTCAGGGCGTGGATACCATCGCAGAGCTATTGGACATCATCACCCTGGGACAGGATGGCGACTTTGTGCGTCGTGGAAAGATAGCGCGGCCCGAAGCCGTCACGCTAATGACCCTGCATGCGTCTAAGGGCCTGGAATTCCCCGTGGTATTTATCTGTGGGGTTGAGGAAGGATTGATACCGCACGCCGATGCGGATATCGAAGAAGAGAAACGCCTATTTTTTGTCGGCATAACCCGCGGACAAGACGAAGTGATCTTGACCCGCGCCCGAAGCCGCAGGCGATTTGGCGAACGCATCACACCTGAAATATCGCGCTTTATAGCCGACATACCCGAAGACATCATCGACTTTGTCGATCTGCGCACCAGACGCAAACCCGCCGAACAACTATCCCTATTTTAAATACCGAGCATCTCGTGTACCGCGTTGTGAATACGGTCTTCTGTATCTTCAATGAACGGACCCGTGCGCTTCCAGTGTTGCTGATTGAACCAGACCTCGTAGCCCCCTTCTGGGATCTGCCGTTTAACGGGAATATAACCCACGATGTCATTCGTATAAGCCGCCACCAGAAGGTTCTGAAAATAAGGCGCCAGTTCTCTTTTCAAACGCAACCCGTGCTCCACATTCATCTCAGCGGCAAGCCCGACAATAGCCAGCGCATTTCCAAAACGCACCGTCTGGATCTCAAACGGAAAGCTGGTCGCAACCGGAATATTGTTTTCAACACTCTCGAACAGATGTCGCGCCCATGCCCGTACATAGTCCGAACCGGCATCCAGGCTGGCCTTGACCAGATCCATATCAATGGGTTCGGTCTCTATATCCAGAATCGTCTGCGCAATAGAAATCGGACCGCTGATGTGCCGCAGGTCTTGCGAAGCGAGTACCCAGGCAACGGACTCACCCAATTCGACGCCAATATCGCGGATCTCATCGACCTCTCGCTGAACAAAAACATTTGACGTCGGATCGACGGGCTTCGTCTTCTGATCTCCGGCACAACCCTGCAAAAAACAAGTCGCGACATCGGGATACGCCGCTTCGATATGATCACACGCAAAACACACGTAATCCCCCCCAATAAGCGTCCCGCTGCGGCTGGTGGGATGACATGCATAAGAAAAAATAACACACCGCAACTCGCCTTCGGGAGACTCCACTGCAATAACCGGCACATCGTGGTCGTGAGGCGCTTCCAAAGAGGGCACCCACGCCACACCGCCTTTCCCATCTGGCTTGCGACGAGACCTCGCGATATCGCAACGCCCCGTACCAAAACGAAGACGCGCAGGAGACCGTGCTTCCCAGGCCATTTTTGCACAGCGCGCGACATTTTCAAAAAGATCTTCGAGATAATCGTCGTCCAGTTCCCCGTGTCGCTCCCTGTCCATCTCCCGGATACAGGGACCGCAATGCGTATGCGAGCCATTGAGAATAATATGCTCCGGATCAATACCCGTAGCCGCGTTAATCCTGCTTCGTACCTCTTCGGTACGCTCGTAAAAACCCAGAATCTCGGCACCGACAATAAGCAGCGGTGTCGCGCCGTCATCTATCGCAACCGCCGTAGCCTTCAAAGGATGATAAACCTCAGTAGAAGGCTCTTGCCGCGCCGCGAACCCGGCCAGATAAATCCCCACGGGCGGGGTAATATCGACCGTGCTAACGCCGACTTGATAGGTATGATTGGATGATGACATGACATATATTCCCTATAAAAATCGCGTAATTTGATACGCATCAATCTCTGTCTCGAGATCTTTCCCCGGAACCAGATCCGCGATGAGTTTCCCGCTATACGGACCGAGTTGCAAGCCCGTGGGACCGTGCCCGGTAGCGAGATAGACATTTTGAATACTGGGAACATGCCCCAGCACCGGCAAATGGTCCTCCGTGTAAGGACGCAGCCCAACCCGAATCTCGCGCACCTCTGCCTGCGCCAGACCGGGTGCAACCCGCAAGGCTTCTGCCAGAACCTCGAGCACCCCCGCAGCAGTGGTGCGAGCCTCAAAACCCGATCCCGTCTCCCGCGTCGCCCCCACAACCACGCGGCCATCCGGCCAGGGAACCATATAATGACCCCGCACCGCACTGATAATGGGCCAGGACGACGTATCTGTATCGCCCAGACTCAG from Gemmatimonadota bacterium includes the following:
- a CDS encoding UvrD-helicase domain-containing protein — encoded protein: PPHFASLGASSGFDTLEECFEDMLPHIFAVETGLSSDPPMNWRLSMLDNYAIVSNSDAHSPQKLAREATCFNTDLSFRGMYNALKDRDPTRFTGTLEFYPEEGKYHFDGHRKCDICWKPAQTLDANEICPVCGRKLTVGVLHRVEKLADRAEGDRPDIAMPFENLIPLQEIIGSVLQVGPTSKRVQTVYEQMLSTHGAELKILRELPIEEIAKTGDPLIAEGIHRMREGEVHIAPGYDGVYGKIQVFSDEDRARLSGQKSLFHIPAEEPSKEKEESASLDKSAEIEIVKDSPVSLPTSQFPLLDPHQQAAVTMDNGPVIVTAGPGTGKTRVLTHRVIDLTQNRGVSPASIMAVTFTNRAATEMWERIVSLSSGGEELVPMRVGTFHRLSLDLLREYAPERLGAIADRGEARTVLQEAIADIDTEIPVDDALSQISLCKAQGHEIPDITDTELQTIYTNYQHRLTAYGLMDFDDILLILHNVLCGDILQTVQARFTHVLVDEFQDVNAVQYALIQKLAGDGSGLFVIGDPDQAIYGFRGASAGYFAQLKADYPGSNEVILRHTYRSTPQIISAASSLLRGRSYVPVRENGPKLRALSTPGETSEGIAIVEEISRMVGGADLLQANEEGKRSLDDFAVLFRTGRQADALETCFLQAGIPYRVIGQKNYLDAASVQHALSFFKCVLRDDISSTPTSRDIIDLLSIPAFDPGREARATMRRQTQNNTLSDTVQEKLDAAMEAIGRFRNETSHLSPSERIAKWAEEFATSDDIDLERLSLLAQGVDTIAELLDIITLGQDGDFVRRGKIARPEAVTLMTLHASKGLEFPVVFICGVEEGLIPHADADIEEEKRLFFVGITRGQDEVILTRARSRRRFGERITPEISRFIADIPEDIIDFVDLRTRRKPAEQLSLF